The segment taatgaaatttaggttgctagaacgttgtaggaacgttatgctaaccataaaataacgttctagtaacgttaagcaaactggacattttaacgttcttgcaatgttccaaataaacgttcatagaacgttatattttttatgaaatttaggttgctagaacgttgtaggaacgttatgctaaccataaaataacgttctagtaacgttaagcaaactggacattttaacgttcttggaatgttccaaataaacgttcatagaacgttatatttttaatgaaatttaggttgctagaacgttgtaggaacgttatgctaaccataaaataacgttctagtaacgttaagcaaactggacattttaacgtttttGGAATGTCCCAAATAAACGTTAATAGAACGTTACATTTTTAGtgaaatttaggttgcaagaacgttgtagaaacgttatgctaaccattaaatcacgttctagtaacgttaaacAAACTGGATATTTCCACGTTTTTGTAACATTCCAAATAACGTTAGCAAAACGttcccagaacaaaaatttgttaGCTGGGTAGTTAATAATAGTTAAGATTAAATCCTAAATCTTTTTTTCTGTAGTAACcctttttttcttcacaagaaaaataacaactttgttgTTCTCAAGGCAAAGCAAATACTCATCACaacattatttccttcatttttattaaaatatttgaaaagagAGAAATTAATGCTGCTGTCTTTTATAGTGTTCACTAGCctaatcacacattggtggatgGAGTTAGTGTTAATAGCCTCTGGCAACAAAGTGTGctgtttgcacttagtgtaaagtATAGTGACGCTATACAAAGCTATAAAGcacaacattaattaaaacagctacaaatggtggcagaacagtcactactccaatgttttatacaatgaaaattagtagCATAAACATATAACGTTATGACTGAGTTTATAATATCAGTTATacagattcatagcttttgacacATAGCTGACTCCTGTGCTAATCAGCAGATAACGTTACAATCAAACTcgagttcaacaactcaccaagatcacccaatattgttggtttaggatgcagaccagataaatgttaTTATTTCGTCATTTTTAGCGTCttgaaatcaaatttgaacaagttaaacaccgttaatcactcgctgcttttcctcttcgaccgttattttcaaatgatgAGCGCTACAGTTGCAGAAGCACTACGTTCGGATTTCTTAAAGGGGCCGCGTCAGGACAATACCGTATATAGATGTTCGTGTTTCTGTGAATTCTTAGTCACATGTAATTTGACTAAAGGATTTGAACTCATTTGtacattatgaaatatcatatttattatctttgccttactttaatattatgaatttcaataaatacatatgatgtgtttatatttgtttgtattcatataggctgcaatttattgtgggttacaggtgcacataaacatgcagtgttactctaaaaaagtaaaatgaaaaagtaattaattaacaGAATCAAATGAGAtcatacaggacaaagtgaaatttcgTTTAAAAATTACAATGCCCAGTAAGATTCTATGAATCAATAAaagatcctacaggacaaagtgaaatcccattaaataaaacactgtccaataagattctaaaaatcaaggaaaatcctacaggacaaaatgaagttctattaaaataaattgtaatgttcaataggattctaagaatccaataaaattctacaggacaaaATGAAGTtctattaaaataaattgtaatgttcaataggattctaagaatccaataaaattctacaggacaaaATGAAGTtctattaaaataaattgtaatgttcaataggattctaagaatccaataaaatcctacaggacaaagtgaaattccattaaaataaatcgtaatgtccaataggattttaagaatccaataaaatcctacaggacaaatggaaattccattaaaatgaatcagaatgtccaataggattctaagaatccactaagatcctaaaggataaactgaaattccaataggattttttgacaagggatatatatatatatatatatatatatatatatatatatatatatatatatatatatatatatataaaagatgatgtgtgctatttgtaagttaatgggaaggattggcgtatcatatgcacgcaaaattggactttggcatatgcattacacgctattgcaaagttGTGCTATTTATACGCATTTGTGAACCATTTATACATGAGGGTATGTGTGTCGTGGGTTACATCGTGTCAAAAAGGAGGACAAATGAACGTCCATCACAAGGCTCAAGGCTAGCTGCGCCGGAAGGCGGACAGACCTTTTTAAAAACTGGACTGTCCGTCTTAAAGCCGGACGTATGGCCACCCTACCTTATGGGTCAAtcacatgttaaacatgccaATTAAAGTCGATAACCAACCACACCGTACCTGCccgtaaagtaaagtaaagtgcTCACTCCAGGgccgccgctaaggggggggaagttaggacaattctaagggcccacgcactttaggggcccccagagatctgctttgtgGTAGGGGGGGGCCCAATCTCATATTTTGttatagggcccaaaattgcgagcggtgCCCCTGGCTCACTGTTTCGATACATTTCTTCTTCAATGAATTCGCCAAAGTAACGTTAGTAAAATGTTGATTTACGTAGTGCTAGCCGCTGGTAGCCATAGAGCTAACCTTAATTACCAGTACTTAGCAGTTACACTCTTCACCCGGTTATTTAGAGAGGCGTGCAAAAATATGTCCCTAAATAACTTAAAACGCACGTGTGACAAGAACACATGATAAACAACAATAATTCAGCAGATAATGTACATGATCTGTTTGGTCAGGTTGGAAAGGTTTTACCTCAAAGACATTGAAAATGGGTAGATAGCGTTTGCTTACCTTTTCCTGTGTTTACGATCCAGGTGTCTTGTTGATTGATTCTAATTAATTTATTGACAAGAATATCAGACTTTCTTTACTGTTTCAAGCCACCTTTTACATGAAAACTTTGGTCCAGTGAAATACAAACTAAATATgacaaattattataaattatgctCATTGTGTCATGATTATGCAAGGACAATTAAGAATACAGTGATACAAGTACAAGTAATAGAGGAATAATAATTTTCGAAGTGTACTAGTTAGGCAATAATTTGAAGTAGCAGGATTTCATTGCATCTCCAGTTTATATCAGAAAATGAAAATACACAATTTATTTGGAATACCTAAGATTTAGGTTTGTTTGTTTACCcacaaataaaaaagtaagtaattaAGTAATATACCAAAAATTTATTTGCTAACAGTAATCCCTAAAAACTATACAAAAGCCTGCACCTGCTTGTGTGTGAAATCTGAGTAGTTTCCAAGTTTTCACAAGCCATAATTTGTCagttcacaaagaaaacaaacaatcCATGAAGGCACATGTATGCACAAAGCCCTATAAACATTGAAATATTTAGAGAGCATTGTGTTTACTTACATGACATTTTAATCAGAGCTTCCCATGTTCTCAGACTCTGTGTCAGCgcctaccctgttgaaaaaacagcatttgctggttaggtaggttttggtcctggtttaagatggtcctttgctggtttatgctggtccttttgctggtttatactggtccttaaccagcacatgaccagctaaggaccagcaaaggatcagcttaaaccagcatcaaaactacctaaccagcatatgctgtttttttcaacagggtaagtAGCACCTGAATTAATCTCATGGTCAAAACAAGGAAAACTGTCTGGTGTGTGTTGGCTTATGTCCAGTAGTTTGTCAGTGGTGAAAGTGATAGTAAGAGAATGACTAAacacagaacaaacaaacaaaaacggtAAAAGAACGGGAGCGTTCCAAACCACAGAACAGCAATGTTTGAACTCCCTAAATCTCTGTAATTCTGGGCCTCTGTTATATACTCATTTAGACTGTTTCTTGTTTTTTGAATGTCATCTACGACATCACAAAGATCAGTATGTATTTTCCTCATCTGAGCAATGGACTTGAGTAAACTTGATTTGACTTTTTTTGGATCGTTCACTTTTCCCTGTCTCATCTGATGAATGTCTATAGCATCCACTGCTATAAAGGCAGCGTCGACAATGACTAGAATTCCACTCAACACCCCTGTAACTGCAGCTACTGCTTCTGCTGCTGCTCGTCCTACTCTGGAAGTTTGAGTAGCAATCCTGCCAACATTTGCCAACAGACCTAAATTCATGAGTTCTTTGGCACACACTACTTTTCTACTGTCTACACTGTGTGATATTTGTACATTGTTAGAAGACTCAATGAAAAAATCGCTGAATATTTGGATGGTTTTCAGTACCTTTATCAATGTATTCAATGAATCGAGAAGTGGTGTCACATCTGTAAACTTCTGCTGTATTATTTCAATGTTCTCACGGAGTGATTTTTGTTGGACTGTATTAAGAATACTGGATGCAGCACCTGTTAAACCACCTGCAACTCCAACTCCAGTACCAACAGCTGTAACAATCAGAGATGCTCCACATGTGAAAGGAGCCAAAATTGCACCAACTAATGCAGTGATTCCACCAGCTGTCCCGATCACTGAGCCTGACAGCGTGCCTATTGTCCATTTATGATGTATCTTCTCTAGTGAATCTGTTGTTTCTCCCCACTCTTCAACTAAAGTCTTAAAATGATTATAGTGCTTACTGTAGGCCTCATTAAATTTACTTAAGGACACCATAAACCTTTGTTCAAGTGCTTGTGGAATTCTCTTGTTTCTCTTCACTGCATCGCTCAGGAATGGTTTAGCTAGAATCTCATTAGCTGAAGGTCTGTCATTAGGGTCACAGCTAAGCATTTCTTTGATTAATTTCTGAAGATCCTTTGAGTATCTTTTTGAGAAGTGAAGGGGATGTCCTATAGCGTGAGAGGCTTGTTGAAAGTGTCGTTTTTTAACATCTGACTGTGGTagaaaatgggggaaaaaaataaatctggTTAACCTTAAGATCCAAGATCAAGAAAcacttattaaaaaaacaatttgcTGTGATTAAAAACAGAATCTAGTCACAGCTAGGAATATTGTTGAAATTCAGCTCCTCCCTTTGGGATGATATTAAATGTTATTGAACTGCTAACGTAGAGGCCAATGTACAGACATCACCTGGAAGGTGATGTGTGCACAATATAAGGTACGCTCGTCTGTAACGCATACATTGTGGTCTGCTCATAAATTCATGAACATGCTTGCAGGAAGTGTTACAGAGGTGAAGAAAAAGTTGAATAAAGTCAGTGTTtcatttctttgcacacaaaaagggTTCTTGACACTTCATAAAATTAatattgaaccactgatgcaaGATGAACTATTTTGACAAGGTATTTCATACTTTtttgggccttgacagtgttactGTCACAACTGCCGTAGAATGGAGCCAGGAGGAAACTTGCAGGAACCAGAGTTAATATGAAACGGAAATTTATTAAAGAAACATGGAACATAAACCAGAAAGAAACAGGAACTAAGTAACATTAATCACGGACAAGGGGAGGGAGAAACCaaggactataaatacacagaaacagggGAGTGGCAACCTAACGAGCTAAtaaggggaagtacaaatatgggcacggGGAAACCAAAAAcgctaaaccaaaagggggagacaatggaACAAACCAAATTTCTGGAAACACGGGGAAAAACaataggaaaacagaacagaacataaTACTGACAGTTATTTACTTGACAGTCAGTGGGACAGTTACAAGCCTtctggttttcatccaaaatatcttaaattaaaaaaagcttttacaggtttggaataacatgggGGTAATGATTAgtgacaaaatttttattttggggtggagtaaccctttaaaacTTGGATGTAGCACCTTGAACTAAGTTTTAATTTGATAACATTTTAGGTGTTACatattatgaaaattaaaatgcacagtaattttttatggtttttgtaAATCTAGGTTCATGTTAATGGGGTGTCATTTTGGACTGAATTTGATTGTATTGATAAAAcacattttctttttcattctTTCCTTTTGAGAAAATATTTAAGACAAAAAATACTCACCCATACATCCAGCATACAGAGATCATAGAGCAACCATCCCAATGACCAAATATCACTTTAAAAAGATACAAAGGATAAATTGAACTGCACTGTTTTAGTCAGCATTCCATCTAAAGGCTTTGCAAGaaatttcaatatttaaaacataccTTTGGGAACTATATTTCTTCTGATAACATTCTGGGCTAGCATAGAACTCTGTACCTAATGCTGAGCTGGAATAAGGATCagctctgaaataaaataaaaaatcagtgaACAAAATCTTCAGTGTAAATAATCTATAAAGTGTAAATAAATATCCAAAATGATCTTATTAGAGATTAACTGAAacatcagctggaaaaaaaataCAGGCAGAAATACAAAAAATTTGAAAGCCACtcactttatattattttatgttcacattatatattttagttccccttcagtcattTACtatgacgttacatatgggaactcgctagaGAGTCCTATCACCTCTGAGCTGAAGAGAAAAGGATTGCGAGAAGGCGAGTGGGATTTGCATGCACAGCCATGTTAGCCTGTTCCAGCAGCACAGGTACAGTCTTCCCCTGTGACTTATGTAAGGGAGCACTACAGTATAGTCTTTGGATTGGGCAGCGAATGCCGCAGCTCTTGCTTCTGTTGAATGGAATTCAGAGCGCCGGCTCCATGCGCTCCTCCCGCAATTATATAAGCAATAAGGAGCTACTTGAGGTAATGACTCATGCAGTGTGACCAAATTAATACAATACTTTCACCTCCTATTATTTATTCTGTACACAAATATGTGTCAGAGTAAGTGGGAAAACAGGACTATTCCAGCCATGGCCTGATTATTGATGACTTTATAAAGTGGTGTGAGGAGTCCTACCTCCAATTAAACTTATCTAAGACAAAAGATATGATTATTGATTTCAGGAAACAAGACCATCCTTATGAAGTAACATCAATTAAAAGTCAGCAAATAGAATCAGTATCTTACAAATATCTTAGGACCATCATTGACTCTAAGTTGAACTTTGAAGCAAATTGTGAAGCAGTGTGTAAAAAGGGTCTGTTTTGTTTAAGGAAACTGCCCCATTTTTACATTGACAAGACTGTGATGAATTTAATTTATTGTGCTTTTATTAAATcgcttttttacattttcttgggCGTCTTTGTGTGGTAATCCTATATTGTAGAACTAAGTGGTAAAAACTGCGTTGTTCCATCAGCTATCACTCGGCTGAATAAGGATAGGTCTAAGgaacattattttatttacttattgtattttttttatttattgttttgagTCCAGGAGTCCATGTTAGAATTGAAAAGGGTAatttccaaactgttgctataaaattagaagcacacaattcttttaacttaactttaactttttgtttgtttgtttttgctctgTTTACCTTCTATGCACTTTTGAGTATCCAAAATCTCCCAGCTTGATGTAGTCATCTTCAGTCAGAAAAACATTCTACAATGACAACAGATATACCATAAATTATACTCATTTGATTTGGTGACAAATGTTTTATTGAGCTTTATCAGTGTCCACCTGAGGTTTTATGTCTCTGTGAAGAACATTCCTCCTCTCATCATGCAGATACTGAAGGGCCAGACAAATCTGAACAAACCAGTCAAGGATCTGCACAGAGATGATACACATGGAGAAAACAGACAGCATTACTTTCCACTTGGTTTATGTTTTCCCCCTTTGGCTTTTGGCTGCTAGGGTTCTCAAGTGCTTCTCTCCCAAAACcaaaaaaaagtttgtatttCATTTGCCAAATTTGAGAAAGTCTCTATGGTAAATGTTACCTGTGCATGAGGTCATGAACCAATGACAGGTAAGATTCTTCAGTGACCAGAGGGGGAAAACCTAAGGCAGGCTTCACCACCACTGGACACCTGCCACAGGAAGGGAGGTAATATCTGTGTAGCAGGAGTGAGTGTGATGCTTCTTTTGGGCAAATAGCATCAAAGGGGGGCTGTAAGAATTTATAGTTATTCCACAATATATGCTTGATCATGCTCATTTcctaaaatgtcttaatttattATAGAGATGATGAAAGTCAACAGTTATGTTGTTTTtaaaccatttgagaaccacCTCAGACAAAAGGGCATCAGAACTTAATTTACATACAGACTAAAGCTGCAACAACAGAAGCAACTTCATTTACATGACGATTTGGTCACACAAATAATAGTTTTATATAATTCTAAACTGTTAAGTGTATACTTTTGTgtacactcacaataacaacagaactttgtgcttttttaaaataaagaaaacaaacagggtgctCTCTTCATGCCTTCTCTGTCTTTGTGAACTGCTTTTAAAATGAACCAAAACTCACCAGAACACACGCCATGCAGACAggagatatatatatacacacacacacacacacacacacacacacacacacaaatacacatacacatacacatacacatacacacacacacacacacacacacacacacacacacacacacacacacacacacagtgggacaaataagtatttgatacactGCTGATTTTTCAAGTTTTTCCCACTTACATGGAGAGatctataatttttattataggTACACCTCATCtctgagagacagaatctaaaaaataaatcatcCAGAAAATCacactgtatgatttttaaatcattaatttcca is part of the Garra rufa chromosome 1, GarRuf1.0, whole genome shotgun sequence genome and harbors:
- the LOC141342745 gene encoding uncharacterized protein encodes the protein MLIVGVFEEHGYTKKEQLGQGISGIVYLVTNKAGDSYVIKQMNSRNSMELNKVQVEVMILKRMNYGYIVSYVESFEDKATGLFFIVMEYCAGGDLYKRMQTQAKKGFFKEQQILDWFVQICLALQYLHDERRNVLHRDIKPQNVFLTEDDYIKLGDFGYSKVHRRADPYSSSALGTEFYASPECYQKKYSSQSDIWSLGWLLYDLCMLDVWSDVKKRHFQQASHAIGHPLHFSKRYSKDLQKLIKEMLSCDPNDRPSANEILAKPFLSDAVKRNKRIPQALEQRFMVSLSKFNEAYSKHYNHFKTLVEEWGETTDSLEKIHHKWTIGTLSGSVIGTAGGITALVGAILAPFTCGASLIVTAVGTGVGVAGGLTGAASSILNTVQQKSLRENIEIIQQKFTDVTPLLDSLNTLIKVLKTIQIFSDFFIESSNNVQISHSVDSRKVVCAKELMNLGLLANVGRIATQTSRVGRAAAEAVAAVTGVLSGILVIVDAAFIAVDAIDIHQMRQGKVNDPKKVKSSLLKSIAQMRKIHTDLCDVVDDIQKTRNSLNEYITEAQNYRDLGSSNIAFTSDVYYRHLLGCGVIDFQNGKDTPFSKVTPARDTPLSCRTQPDPTRKLRKRTSLMSLKMLLWPSLQMMTPIQFNANLMSSNMTQVVRST